A region of the Arachis hypogaea cultivar Tifrunner chromosome 15, arahy.Tifrunner.gnm2.J5K5, whole genome shotgun sequence genome:
GGGTGGTCCAAAGGACCACCAATGCCCACAACCGCTTTTTGGGTCTCAATATTGTCACCATAAACCATCCATTGGGATGATGAAGCACACTCTAGTGGGTTCTCATCCGAGAACTCAATCTCCAATGGGACACCTTGGGGGACTATTTTGCCGGGGGTGTTTGCCCATTCCGGTATGTTGAACTTCACCGGAGAACCAAACATTAAACCCGTGGTGTATGCGACAGAAACTGGGCACGTTGAGTTCCCAGTTTTGCCGTGTATAAGTCCGCCGCCATGTGGGGTTGGGTTTCCAGGTGTAAGTTGCCGAATTTGGTAAGGGATACCGGTGACAACGTCGTTGCCATGAATGTCCTTCACAGGTATAAAAACAGTCTGTGAGTAGGCTAAAGGAAAGGCTaagaggaggaggaaagaaaGGGTAAGTAGTGATGCTACTGCTTGTTTCTTCATGGTGATGAATCTATGCAAACTCTCAATAATTGAAGATTTGATGGTGTTTGTAGCAATTGAAGTTTTGGTTTGTGTGTTTTGGAGCCTGCTAGCTAAGCTCTATTTATAGATGCATGTCCACCTAGGGTTACTTCAttgaacttttttttaaattactagaTGTATGTTAAAATTAgtcgttaaaattaattattatatatttatgtgtaaatatttatataatttaatttatttttaatatatattttatattaataactaataaatatttaattacttCTGTATATAGTTTAAAATAATGAGGTTAAcaacattatttttttaagaaaaaataagtatttcataaaaataataaacatttttTAGGATAATTACAAATAATTATTTGATAGAATATTTTTATGGTGAATGATTATAAAAAAGTGTTTAATATTTCTAGTTACCAGTCATTATTGTTGAATAATTTCTAGAGCAATGCTAGGAGACTAGCAACTTTTGTAATTGGTAaccatcaaatagtcatcaatgatgatttaatggtgtgagattggtatgagatttcatctaatgactAACCTTTTTCTACTAATTATatactggccaaaattcaataatattactgcccctagactttttcttcTAGAAACAATGTtctaaaattatatgattaataaaGTCGTTTATATAATAAAGTATTTTATGAGCGTATAAATCTCTTTCTCCATCCCTAAAGAAGGATAAAACTTGTCTAATATAATTGTTGAATATATAGGCTATTAATCTATTATAAGTGtccaaagaaaattaaaattttaattaagattGTAAAAAATTATTCCATGCATATTCATTAAAGTtcaactattaaattaattattatatattttattaattaaataattagttattaaaataataaaatatatacaatataataattaaatatataatgaacaaaaaaattatttacaata
Encoded here:
- the LOC112751592 gene encoding kunitz-type trypsin inhibitor-like 1 protein gives rise to the protein MKKQAVASLLTLSFLLLLAFPLAYSQTVFIPVKDIHGNDVVTGIPYQIRQLTPGNPTPHGGGLIHGKTGNSTCPVSVAYTTGLMFGSPVKFNIPEWANTPGKIVPQGVPLEIEFSDENPLECASSSQWMVYGDNIETQKAVVGIGGPLDHPDQNTLFGYFNIRESQVGYNFMFCYMFQGSPLCSDVGTHLQNYPASLLVLTAGNLVSDPVFYFGLEKTDSDSSGIIKTVAY